In Pyrus communis chromosome 11, drPyrComm1.1, whole genome shotgun sequence, the sequence TTTACAATTAAAAGAATACTTGCAGGACTGGGGAAGCAAAATATGTCAGTCACACAATAAAGTGGAACTCGACACACTTACTTTGAGTTTTCTTGCATTCTTGCAGAAACTTTTTATTGTTGTCTTTGAGATGCTGTTTGGATCCCTaccaatttttttcagaataGTCCTAACCCCTTGCTCAATAACAAGATAATCAGCCTCAGCCTTGGCTTGGTAGAGTTTCTGCAAAGATATATAGTGCCTACAAGAGAGTACAAAGAACTCTTGCAtcaacaattattttttttaaaacacaaaaaaagagagaaagaagaaaggctAGATTATAAGATCGGTCACTAACTCTGTTGAAGATGTCATATCTGGTATTGATCCTTCAAGAGGTGCCTCGCCACCACCTTCATTTTCTATGAACTCCTGCAAAGTGAAGATTTCTGATTATGCTAGTCAAGAAATTGACAATGGTATGGATCTATTGGACAAGCTAATTATAAGCATGTGATTTTCTCAATCAAAAATATTGATAAGCTACTTACTTATCCATTGTAAGTGGCTGAAATCTCTAAATTCAAGGAAGACAAACTCAGCATGAGAACTCTGAACACATATTCTCTTTGATCATGTTGGGTGTTTCACATAAAATCCCCCAAATCTAGCATAAACACGTAGGAATGGGGCTCAAAGCTATGTGttcaaaatatgcatgaatGGTGGTCAACTGCCTAAACATTACGCTAATTACCACTAAACAATTTTGAAAATCAGAGTTTCAGTCTTGAAACTTATAGGCCGATCGGTTGTTTTCCAGAGAAAAACAGAGGGCCTGGAAGCCAAATCAGGAAAAGAGGAATCTATTTGAAACCATAAATGATGTGCAATATGGTGATAACCACTTTATTCTGAGCACCTCAgtttaacacaaaaaaaattaagcatgCTATATCCAGTTCTCAtggaacaaacaaacaaacaaaccttCAACGCTgccaccatcacccaaaaaTCAGATGAATTGGAATCAACTTCCACACAGCTATCTCCAATAACCTGTTGCAAGTCTGAACCTAAGAGataaaatgagaagaaaaacagaATTAACCACTTGTAAAGTCAGACTGATATTCAACCACCAATAATCAAGGCTGAAATGCAGTATGATCATAACCTCCAAATAAGTATACGACAACACCCAACAAAGATGTATAAATCTTCCATCAGCTATGGATGACGccatttatcttttctttccagATTAATTATATTATGTGAATGACAGGGGAAAGATGGATAAACTCTGTTCGTCCGAAACAATGCAAGCAATAATGCCAATTCAACCCCAACTCCATTGGAGTGAGAGTAGGATATAATAATCACCAagcgtgcctggcacactgtcATCCATGCAAGTACTCTAAGTTTCTAACCAAGCTCAACTTGCAGCTCAGGATtaccaaaaatattaaaatatttcatTAACATCAATAATCAGTCAGAATGAAAAACATAAGTGATGATTATTTTTCCGTTCTTGGAAATTTAACAAGACAACATCATCTTCTGAAATAATATACTGGGAAACTACAACCAAACTTAAAAATGATACACTTACTAATTCCTCGTGGAGCAAAGACTTTGAAGGAGGCCTCAACGGCTTCTTTATAGTTATCTTCATCTAGTGCAGTCATCCTAGCTTGAATAAGCTCCTAAGTAATCCAAGATAAATGGGAAATCAATAAACATATTTAGTAGAAAGcaattgaaagaagaaaaacaaacataaaatgTATAAATCAAGCAGGTAAACCTTGaactcttttctctcttccctagTTGATGGAAGTTTACCATCATGATTTTTGGCCCACTCCTCTGCCATCTTGACAAGAATGAGGACATATGGCGTGTGTTTGTGAGCAACAGGATCCGACACATCTAAATCAATGTTTTCTGCATACCTACAATAGATAATAGAATCCATTCAGAATCTTGAAAACCAAACACACGGTGTATATTATTGAACCATTGATTCATTACGCAACACACACAAATAGGTTAAGAAATCAGAATACCAGTCATTAGTGGCGAAGGCCAATTAGCATAAAATAAAAGCCATATGCAAATACTTAGTTATCAGAAATCCAAATAAGTAACTCTGAAAATGTCTCAGATGAAAACACAAAAAGCAGAATTTCATACCTTTTCAGCTCAGGCCATGGATTATTTAAACGAAGGTCATCCAGAAAATGTTCAGGCTTTGACTCGATCACAGTATGTTCCTGCCCAAAAAAAACATAGAGAAaatggagaacctattcagattcaaagaaaaatattataacGATAGCTCTGTGAGATCCATTTTTGAACCTTTCCATCTAGATAATTGTAAGTTTGGATAACAAACCATATCCATATAAGCAATTTGAAAGCATGTTCTGTTTTCTTATGACGAAGACCTATCATCGAAAGACGAAGACCTATCATCAGTACACTATCAATCTTCAAACTAGGCACAGCTGTAGAGTAACATCATATCTCATCCCTCACAATTTCCATTACTCTCACCAATTggagataaaaattcaaatgcttaAATTCAGGAATATTAATACCAAGACAGAGAcaacaatttcatcaaaaactcaaaactgcATTACCTTCAAACTGATACGGACAAGCCCAGTGAGGCCATAAGAGCGAGCAAAGATCAGTATCACATTTGCCTCCCTGCAGATTCTATCAAGCTTTACCATTGAACGTTCCCCTAGCTGATAGTTGAAATTAGAAAATCAGGGATATTACAATTAACAAGAGTGACAATAGAAATCGAAAAATACAAGTAATCGCAACAGAATCTAATGACCTAGATTCTCAATACAGTCCGTCAAAGCTATTGCATACCGAGGACAAATTCTTGTAACTTCACAAAGTCAGGTAAACTTAACATCCACCATCCAAATAGCCACTAAAATTAAGCATAAAACTAAACTAGGCAAGTTTTATaacaaacaaggaaacaaagaaATGCTGAGTATAAGGCATGTACATAATCAAATTCTATTTACGAATGTATCAATATCACATGCtcactataaaaaaataaaaataataaataaataaataaataaataaacattgtAATGAGAATGCAGGAATGTAAGGAGAAAACTTGGTAATGAAGTTGTCATGTAAAAATATGTAAGCATACTTTGGCTATCAGTAGAGCCCATACCTGAGTAGCTACAACCAAGGTAAACTGAGAAAAGAATGATGGGTTGGTCTCAATCAAAACCTCCGGATACTCTTCGATAAACTTCGCCTTAACGGAATCATTCAGCTCCTGAAGAAACTGGCAAACGCATTTCGCTTTCGATTTCCCAACGCTCGATTCATCAACTACCAAAAACCCAACCACCAAAATGCATAAAACACTCAAAAAAACAGTAATCACACGTGAAAacaacaaattcaaaacataCCCATTTGACcaacacaaaaattaaacataCCCATGAAGTTATTTCCGAGGTCACCCAATTCGACTTTAGATCCATCGATGACGGTGATGCTTCCAACCCCGCCAAGAACAAGGTTCTTCAAGGTTTCGGAGCCCGTGGGGCCGCAATTCAGTAGGCATATGCTGGCTTTCTCTAGGGCTGCCTGCCCCTGCTCGCCCCAGATTCTGCAATTTCAAATGGGTGTAAACAAACAGAGGATTAGATTTTAAGCGAAAAGGATTGAACGAACAAAACCATTTCGAAAAGGATTGAACGAGTTGAGAGTGGCGTCTGGAGAATTTGGGGGATGGTGGAGGACAAACGGGGAAGAGGGGAGACGAGAGAGAGGGAGTACCTCAGCTGGCGATCGTATTTAGCTTTGGGTTCGGCCAttgatgctttttttttctttttttcttttttgctctGTGAGTCTGCGATTACAGAAAAAACTCTAATAAATCGCTTGGTAGTTACGCAGAACTTCACACAGTGGTGCCGGAAGGGATATTAACATAGTACATTGTCTTTTCGCTTTTCAATTATCttcttatttttccttttttacaaaaatgaaatttgaaatagaAGTCTCACGAACTCCATTAAAATCCAAATCCATGTTCTctcaaaattcataaaattattcTTTGAAATCTTATTTGAATACACCCTTTAGTGTTGGGAGTGAAACGAAATTATCGAATTGTAAAATTTATGGAAGGAGGATGCGTTTCGTTAATGGAAGTGGTTTCTATACACTTCTTTCATTTGCATTCTAGCCTTTGAATatgataaataaaaacaaaattaaacatgagTGCATAGAGTGTGAAATGAGTGTGGAAACcgttttactttatttttaactCATCCGATAGGGTTTACGGGGAGGCCTCCATCTCCTCGCTCAATGCCTTGGTTCAAGTCACTTCCAATGCGTTTAATGGTGCTAAACCTATTATCGTCTGAACAATGGTTGTTTACCTGTTTGGCCCAGCTCATGAAGCATGCTCCTTCAATGATTCAATATTGGGAAATAGTTGACTCATGCAGGGGCATATTGGGAAATAACTCACTCGTGCAGGG encodes:
- the LOC137707980 gene encoding NEDD8-activating enzyme E1 regulatory subunit AXR1-like — translated: MAEPKAKYDRQLRIWGEQGQAALEKASICLLNCGPTGSETLKNLVLGGVGSITVIDGSKVELGDLGNNFMVDESSVGKSKAKCVCQFLQELNDSVKAKFIEEYPEVLIETNPSFFSQFTLVVATQLGERSMVKLDRICREANVILIFARSYGLTGLVRISLKEHTVIESKPEHFLDDLRLNNPWPELKRYAENIDLDVSDPVAHKHTPYVLILVKMAEEWAKNHDGKLPSTREERKEFKELIQARMTALDEDNYKEAVEASFKVFAPRGISSDLQQVIGDSCVEVDSNSSDFWVMVAALKEFIENEGGGEAPLEGSIPDMTSSTEHYISLQKLYQAKAEADYLVIEQGVRTILKKIGRDPNSISKTTIKSFCKNARKLKVCRYRLVEDEFNSPTALELQKLLTDEDHSVAAGFYVLLRAVDRFAANYNSFPGQFDGLMDEDISRLKTTAVGLLSDVGCNSVTLNEDLINEMCRFGAAELHPVAAFIGGIASQEVIKLITRQFVPLSGTFVFNGIDHKSQLLSL